One window of Micropterus dolomieu isolate WLL.071019.BEF.003 ecotype Adirondacks linkage group LG13, ASM2129224v1, whole genome shotgun sequence genomic DNA carries:
- the LOC123981376 gene encoding secretory carrier-associated membrane protein 1-like: MSDFDSNPFADPELNHPFQDPSVTQVRTAATPGLEEYNPFTDAKPTHAGMAPKTTAPTINTQPAIMKPTEEPPAYSQSQAQEQTRGAAELLRRQEELERKAAELDRREREMQSLSASGGRKNNWPPLPEKLPVGPCFYHDITVDIPVEFQKTVKIMYYLWMFHTGTLLANMVGCLAWFCVDTLRGVDFGLSILWFMLFTPCSFVCWYRPLYGAFRSDSSFRFFVFFFVYICQFGVYVMQCIGISGWGASGWISALIGLNKSIPVGIIMILIAALFTSLAVMSLIMFKKVHAMYRTTGASFERAQQEFATGVMSNKTVQTAAATAASRAAQETFKEQI; this comes from the exons ATGTCAGACTTCGACAGCAACCCGTTCGCGGACCCGGAGCTCAACCACCCGTTTCAG GATCCATCAGTGACACAAGTAAGAACGGCGGCTACTCCGGGGTTAGAGGAGTACAATCCCTTCACAGATGCCAAACCA ACACATGCAGGTATGGCGCCCAAGACTACGGCCCCCACCATCAACACACAACCCGCCATCATGAAACCCACAGAGGAGCCTCCAGCCTACTCGCAGTCTCAGGCACAG gagcagACGCGAGGAGCTGCTGAGCTGCTGAGGaggcaggaggagctggaaagAAAGGCTGCAGAGCTGGACCGCCGGGAGAGAGAAATGCAGTCACTCAGTGCTTCAGGAG GCAGGAAAAACAACTGGCCTCCACTCCCAGAGAAGCTCCCTGTGGGCCCCTGTTTCTACCATGACATTACAGTGGACATCCCTGTAGAGTTTCAGAAGACCGTCAAGATCATGTATTACCTCTGGATGT TTCACACTGGGACGCTGCTTGCGAACATGGTGGGCTGCCTGGCCTGGTTCTGTGTGGACACATTACgtggggtggactttggcttgtccaTTCTCTGGTTCATGCTCTTCACGCCGTGTTCTTTCGTCTGCTGGTACAGACCACTTTACGGAGCATTCAG gAGTGACAGCTCATTCAGgttctttgttttcttcttcgTGTACATCTGTCAGTTTGGTGTCTACGTTATGCAGTGTATTGGCATTAGTGGTTGGGGCGCCAG CGGGTGGATCTCAGCTTTGATTGGCCTGAATAAGAGCATCCCAGTGGGCATTATAATGATCCTCATCGCTGCTCTCTTTACCTCTCTGGCTGTCATGTCCCTCATCATGTTCAAAAAG GTCCATGCGATGTACCGTACCACCGGTGCCAGCTTTGAGAGGGCCCAGCAGGAGTTTGCCACAGGCGTCATGTCCAACAAGACGGTccagacagctgctgctacTGCCGCCTCCAGGGCTGCACAGGAAACCTTCAAGGAGCAGATCTGA
- the lhfpl2a gene encoding LHFPL tetraspan subfamily member 2a protein: protein MCHVIVTCRSMLWTLLSIVAAFGELIAFMSTDWLVGFPRTPDAVFGPHGTTTAGEAYRPTLGIYGRCIKLPHLHRGILCGPYAIHFGEIASGFWQATSIFLAAGILLLCAVAFISVFTMCFQSIMKKSIFNVCGLLQGIAGLFLILGLMLYPAGWGSDKVQLYCGHDAAPYRAGLCSMGWAFYTAMGCTVLTFICAVFSAQAEIATSSDKVQEEIEEGKSLICLL from the exons ATGTGCCATGTCATTGTCACCTGCCGCTCCATGCTGTGGACTCTGCTGAGTATTGTGGCTGCGTTTGGAGAGCTCATCGCCTTCATGAGCACTGACTGGCTGGTGGGATTCCCCCGCACCCCCGATGCCGTCTTCGGCCCCCATGGGACCACCACAGCCGGAGAGGCCTACAGGCCCACTTTAGGCATCTACGGTCGCTGTATAAAACTGCCCCACCTGCATCGTGGAATACTGTGTGGACCGTACGCCATCCACTTTGGGGAGATTGCCAGCGGGTTCTGGCAGGCTACTTCTATCTTCCTGGCGGCAGGGATTCTGCTACTGTGTGCCGTGGCGTTCATCTCGGTCTTCACCATGTGCTTCCAAAGCATCATGAAGAAGAGCATCTTCAACGTGTGTGGACTGCTGCAAGGGATCGCAG GTCTCTTTCTGATCCTGGGTTTGATGTTGTACCCTGCTGGCTGGGGTTCAGACAAGGTCCAGCTGTACTGCGGTCACGACGCGGCTCCGTACCGGGCCGGGCTCTGCTCCATGGGCTGGGCCTTCTACACGGCCATGGGCTGCACCGTGCTCACCTTCATCTGCGCTGTCTTCTCCGCTCAGGCTGAGATCGCCACCTCCAGCGACAAGGTTCAGGAGGAGATCGAGGAGGGGAAAAGCCTCATCTGCCTCCTCTGA